AGAGATGCCTGCAAGACGATGCTGACAAACAGAATATCCTGCCTCCCTGTGGTTGATTCTAATAGACATATTAAGGGGATATTGACCTGGAGAGACATCTTCAACGTATTACTGAAGTTTTACCCAGACCCGCAAAAACCTATTGACTAAATCCTACCTTTTTGAGCTTATCAATTAATCTATTTTTATGATTTTTTTCTGAGGGTTACGCGGAACAATTTTCTTGGAAGAGCCCCTTCATCAAATTCATCAATGCTGACTATGTCATAGTCTTTAGCCAGACGCTCTACTTTTTGTCTGTTGAAAAAATGAACTACAAACCCACCGCCAATCTGATAAATATCTTCTCCCCTATGAGTCCCGGTTCCATAATCAACATCCTTTGTATGCCTTACAGTGTAAATATTGATTCCATCCGGCCTCAATACTCGTCTTATCTCATCTGAAAGAAACTCGAGTTCTGATGTTGTAAGTGCCATACAATACAGCATGTGGGAATAACAGGCATCGAAGGAATCATTTTTAAAAGGAAGAGGGTATCTGACATCGTGGCATTTAACTT
This genomic interval from Nitrospinota bacterium contains the following:
- a CDS encoding class I SAM-dependent methyltransferase gives rise to the protein MNTKREKTDKEVLDKQKSHWEKTLSENHEMFGEKPSEPAKKAVELFKKKGKKKILELGAGQGRDTLFFAKNGFEVTALDYSRKGVEDIIEKVHKLGLDEQVKVKCHDVRYPLPFKNDSFDACYSHMLYCMALTTSELEFLSDEIRRVLRPDGINIYTVRHTKDVDYGTGTHRGEDIYQIGGGFVVHFFNRQKVERLAKDYDIVSIDEFDEGALPRKLFRVTLRKKS